One window from the genome of Kaistella carnis encodes:
- a CDS encoding DUF6624 domain-containing protein, which yields MKFFYQILFVLITGFTVLSCNSRTNINTDLKKELDAIMFADQAFRRQYDPTMSEKERRDIADSLNMDYDEMRKNLLGLMNKYDAENIKKIETIIAKYGYPGKSLVGEPTNRAAFLVIQHSDKISNYLPIVKIAAEKKELPFRSYASMLDRYLMGKEEEQIYGSQGLEMGGISIIWPIKDPANVNELRKKAGFSQTVEEYSKDLYGENFEYKIYTLDEVIKMFAGNVILE from the coding sequence ATGAAATTCTTTTATCAAATTCTTTTTGTCCTCATCACCGGCTTTACAGTACTTTCGTGTAACTCCCGAACGAACATCAATACTGATTTAAAGAAAGAATTGGATGCAATAATGTTTGCAGATCAAGCCTTCCGCCGACAATATGATCCTACTATGTCAGAGAAAGAACGCCGGGATATTGCAGACAGTCTTAATATGGATTACGACGAGATGCGTAAAAATCTTTTAGGACTGATGAATAAATATGATGCAGAAAACATTAAAAAAATTGAAACCATCATTGCCAAATATGGTTACCCCGGAAAATCATTAGTCGGCGAGCCAACAAATCGTGCCGCTTTTTTAGTCATTCAACATTCTGATAAGATTTCGAATTATCTACCCATTGTTAAAATCGCAGCAGAGAAAAAAGAGTTACCTTTTCGAAGTTATGCTTCAATGCTGGATCGATATCTTATGGGGAAAGAAGAAGAACAAATATATGGTTCTCAAGGTCTGGAAATGGGTGGTATTTCGATTATTTGGCCGATAAAAGATCCTGCTAACGTTAATGAATTAAGGAAAAAAGCAGGCTTTTCGCAAACCGTCGAAGAATATTCGAAGGACCTTTACGGTGAAAATTTTGAGTATAAAATCTATACCCTTGACGAAGTCATAAAAATGTTTGCTGGAAACGTCATTTTAGAATAA
- a CDS encoding citrate synthase, with amino-acid sequence MSDNKVVLNYDGKAFEYPIIESTIGDRGIDISKLRDQTGLITLDLGYKNTGATLSDITYLDGDNGELYYRGYPIEQIAEKSNFTEVMYLLLNGSLPTTEQFAGFEKGIKKYNFVADEMKRLIDVFPRSAHPMGVLSSLTSALTAFNPKAVDVTSKEEMDHAAEMLIAKFSHLCAWTYRKKMGLPINHGDDSLNYVENFYKMCFRRPNQEFELDPVVVGALDKLLILHADHEQNCSTSTVRMVGSAHTGLFASVSAGISALWGPLHGGANQAVIEMLEMIEQDGGDVAKYVEKAKNKDDNFRLMGFGHRVYKNFDPRATIIKKAADDILNSLGIEDKALDIARQLERVALEDDYFVSRKLYPNVDFYSGIIYRALGIPTEMFTVMFALGRLPGWISQWKEMRLHNDPIGRPRQVYQGSAKRDYVDMSAR; translated from the coding sequence ATGTCAGATAATAAAGTTGTATTGAACTATGATGGTAAAGCATTTGAGTATCCAATCATAGAGAGCACCATCGGCGACAGAGGAATCGATATTTCAAAACTAAGAGACCAAACCGGTTTAATTACCTTAGATTTAGGATACAAAAATACAGGAGCTACCTTGAGCGACATCACTTACCTTGATGGTGACAATGGCGAATTGTACTACCGCGGATATCCAATCGAGCAAATTGCAGAAAAATCAAACTTTACCGAAGTAATGTATTTGTTGCTGAACGGAAGTTTACCTACAACAGAGCAATTCGCTGGTTTCGAAAAAGGGATCAAAAAATACAATTTCGTTGCAGACGAAATGAAGAGATTGATCGATGTATTTCCTCGTTCTGCTCATCCAATGGGCGTTTTATCATCTCTGACTTCTGCATTAACAGCCTTTAATCCAAAAGCAGTAGACGTAACTTCAAAAGAAGAAATGGATCACGCAGCAGAAATGCTTATCGCGAAATTCTCTCACCTTTGCGCCTGGACTTACCGTAAGAAAATGGGCTTACCGATTAACCACGGTGACGATAGCTTAAATTACGTAGAGAATTTCTACAAAATGTGTTTCCGTCGTCCAAATCAGGAATTCGAGTTAGATCCTGTAGTTGTAGGAGCCTTAGATAAATTATTGATTCTTCACGCAGATCACGAGCAAAACTGTTCTACATCTACAGTAAGAATGGTTGGTTCCGCACATACTGGTTTATTCGCTTCAGTTTCTGCAGGTATTTCTGCACTTTGGGGACCACTTCATGGTGGAGCAAACCAAGCAGTAATAGAAATGTTGGAAATGATCGAACAAGATGGCGGCGACGTTGCGAAATACGTGGAGAAAGCTAAAAACAAAGACGATAATTTCCGCTTGATGGGCTTCGGACACAGAGTGTATAAAAACTTTGACCCAAGAGCAACCATCATCAAAAAAGCAGCAGATGACATCTTAAATTCATTAGGAATCGAAGACAAAGCTTTAGATATTGCACGTCAGTTAGAAAGAGTAGCACTCGAAGACGACTACTTCGTAAGCAGAAAATTATATCCAAACGTAGATTTCTATTCCGGAATTATTTACCGCGCTTTAGGAATTCCAACAGAAATGTTTACCGTAATGTTCGCATTAGGAAGACTTCCAGGCTGGATTTCTCAGTGGAAAGAAATGCGTTTGCACAACGATCCAATCGGACGTCCAAGACAGGTTTATCAAGGTTCAGCCAAACGTGATTACGTTGATATGAGCGCAAGATAA
- the eno gene encoding phosphopyruvate hydratase, translated as MSYISYIEARQILDSRGNPTIEVDVFTEGGAMGRAAVPSGASTGEHEAVELRDGAKEFGGKGVLKAVENVREVIAPELIGMPVTDQNYIDQLMIELDGTDNKGNLGANAILGVSLAAAKAAATELRMPLYKYVGGVNANTLPVPMMNVINGGSHSDAPIAFQEFMIMPVKAESFSDSLRKGTEIFHSLKSILHDRGLSTAVGDEGGFAPKFKGTEDALDTLSQAVEKAGYKVGDDIMFALDCAASEFYKDGIYDYTKFETSESAKFSRSEQVNYLAELAAKYPIISIEDGMHEDDWAGWKMLTDKIGDRVQLVGDDLFVTNVQRLSRGIKEGIANSILVKVNQIGTLSETMDAVQMAQHNRYTSVMSHRSGETEDATIADLAVAMNCGQIKTGSASRSDRMAKYNQLLRIEEALGETAYFPGLDAFKIKR; from the coding sequence ATGAGTTACATTTCTTACATTGAAGCAAGACAGATTTTGGATTCACGAGGAAATCCTACAATTGAAGTTGATGTGTTTACTGAGGGTGGTGCTATGGGCCGCGCTGCAGTTCCTTCCGGAGCCTCTACGGGTGAACATGAAGCAGTAGAATTACGTGATGGAGCGAAAGAATTCGGTGGAAAAGGAGTATTAAAAGCAGTTGAAAATGTAAGAGAAGTGATCGCTCCTGAATTAATCGGGATGCCTGTTACTGACCAAAATTATATTGATCAGTTGATGATCGAATTAGATGGTACAGACAATAAAGGAAATCTTGGCGCTAACGCTATTTTAGGTGTTTCTTTAGCCGCTGCAAAGGCCGCTGCAACTGAACTGAGAATGCCATTGTATAAATATGTGGGGGGCGTTAATGCCAACACCCTTCCAGTTCCGATGATGAATGTAATTAACGGAGGTTCGCATTCCGATGCGCCAATCGCTTTCCAGGAGTTTATGATCATGCCCGTAAAAGCAGAATCGTTCTCTGATTCATTAAGAAAAGGTACAGAAATCTTCCACAGTTTAAAATCAATCTTACACGATAGAGGACTTTCTACCGCAGTGGGCGACGAAGGTGGATTTGCACCGAAATTCAAAGGAACCGAAGATGCCTTAGATACCCTTTCTCAGGCCGTAGAAAAAGCTGGGTACAAAGTAGGTGATGATATTATGTTTGCTTTGGATTGTGCAGCTTCAGAATTTTATAAAGACGGAATCTATGATTATACGAAATTCGAAACCTCAGAATCCGCAAAATTTAGCAGAAGCGAGCAGGTAAATTACCTCGCTGAGCTTGCGGCAAAATATCCAATTATTTCCATTGAAGACGGAATGCACGAAGATGATTGGGCAGGTTGGAAAATGCTTACCGATAAAATTGGCGATCGCGTTCAGTTGGTGGGTGATGATTTATTTGTGACCAACGTACAAAGATTGTCTCGCGGAATTAAAGAAGGAATTGCTAATTCAATATTAGTAAAAGTAAACCAGATTGGTACCCTTTCTGAAACAATGGATGCCGTTCAAATGGCGCAACATAACCGTTACACGTCCGTAATGTCTCACAGATCCGGTGAAACTGAAGATGCTACCATAGCAGATTTAGCTGTTGCTATGAATTGTGGACAAATCAAAACAGGCTCTGCTTCCCGTTCAGATCGTATGGCGAAATACAATCAGTTGCTTCGTATTGAAGAAGCTTTGGGAGAAACTGCTTACTTCCCAGGACTTGATGCTTTCAAAATAAAACGATAA
- the rplQ gene encoding 50S ribosomal protein L17 — protein sequence MRHGKKFNHLSRTASHRSALLSNMACSLIEHKRINTTVAKAKALRVYVEPILTKAKEDTTHNRRTVFSYLQSKEAVTELFRTIAPKIAERNGGYTRIIKTGFRQGDAADMAMIELVDFNELYNPNAEEKKVTRRSRRGTPKAAEAVAEVKETPAKEVKTEEPKADAADSTEEKAGE from the coding sequence ATGAGACACGGTAAAAAATTCAATCACCTATCTAGAACAGCTTCTCACAGAAGTGCGTTGCTTTCTAATATGGCTTGTTCTCTTATTGAGCATAAAAGAATCAACACAACTGTTGCTAAAGCGAAAGCTTTAAGAGTGTATGTTGAACCGATCCTTACAAAAGCGAAAGAAGATACAACACACAACAGAAGAACAGTTTTCTCTTACTTGCAAAGTAAAGAAGCAGTTACTGAATTATTCAGAACAATTGCTCCTAAAATCGCAGAAAGAAATGGTGGTTACACAAGAATCATCAAAACTGGATTCAGACAGGGCGATGCTGCCGATATGGCAATGATCGAACTTGTAGATTTCAATGAACTTTACAACCCGAACGCTGAAGAGAAAAAAGTAACTAGAAGAAGCAGAAGAGGAACTCCAAAAGCAGCGGAAGCTGTAGCTGAAGTTAAAGAAACTCCTGCTAAAGAAGTAAAAACTGAAGAGCCTAAAGCAGATGCTGCAGATTCTACAGAAGAAAAAGCTGGGGAATAA
- a CDS encoding DNA-directed RNA polymerase subunit alpha, with protein sequence MAILTFIKPDKVILLNSDEFKGQFEFRPLESGFGLTIGNALRRVLLSSLEGYAISSIKIEGVEHEFSTIPGVIEDVTEIILNLKQLRLRAKNETATAEVVTAKVSGQNTVTAGDLGKSMQEFEVLNPDLVICSTNKDVKFEITFNIEKGRGYVPSDQNKSANAPIGTIAIDSIFTPIKKVQYSVENYRVEQKTDYEKLVLDIETDGSISPQNALTEASKILIYHFMLFSDERITLETEAVKASIQYDEETLHTRQLLKSKLVDMDLSVRALNCLKAAEVETLGELVSYTKSDLMKFRNFGKKSLTELEELVHAKGLNFGFDVAKYKLDADK encoded by the coding sequence ATGGCAATTTTAACATTTATTAAACCCGATAAAGTAATACTTCTTAACTCTGATGAATTCAAAGGGCAATTTGAATTTAGACCATTAGAGTCAGGATTTGGACTTACGATCGGTAATGCTTTGAGGAGAGTTTTACTTTCTTCTCTTGAAGGATATGCTATTTCATCTATCAAAATAGAAGGCGTAGAGCACGAATTTTCAACTATTCCAGGGGTAATTGAAGATGTTACAGAAATCATTCTGAACCTAAAACAATTAAGACTAAGAGCTAAAAACGAAACTGCAACCGCAGAAGTAGTAACAGCTAAAGTTTCTGGACAAAATACGGTAACAGCTGGCGATTTAGGAAAATCAATGCAGGAATTCGAAGTTTTGAACCCTGACTTGGTGATCTGTTCGACCAACAAAGACGTGAAATTTGAAATCACGTTTAATATTGAAAAAGGAAGAGGGTATGTTCCTTCAGATCAGAATAAATCAGCGAATGCTCCTATCGGAACTATTGCGATTGATTCAATCTTTACTCCAATCAAGAAAGTACAGTACAGTGTTGAAAACTATCGTGTCGAGCAAAAAACAGACTACGAAAAACTCGTTTTGGATATTGAAACTGATGGTTCCATCAGTCCTCAAAATGCTTTAACTGAGGCGTCTAAGATATTAATTTATCATTTCATGTTGTTCTCCGATGAGAGAATTACTTTGGAAACTGAAGCCGTAAAAGCATCCATTCAGTACGACGAAGAAACTTTACATACAAGACAACTCCTTAAATCGAAATTAGTAGATATGGATCTGTCGGTAAGAGCACTAAACTGCTTGAAAGCTGCTGAAGTTGAAACTTTAGGAGAACTGGTTTCTTACACCAAGTCTGATTTGATGAAATTCAGAAATTTCGGTAAAAAATCTTTAACAGAATTAGAAGAATTAGTGCATGCAAAAGGTCTTAACTTCGGTTTCGACGTTGCTAAATATAAATTAGACGCTGATAAATAA
- the rpsD gene encoding 30S ribosomal protein S4, producing MARYIGPKTKIARKFAAAIYGDDKSFEKRKNQPPGQHGPNKRRNAKKSEYAVQLMEKQKAKYTYGILEKQFANLYEKAVRARGVTGEVLLQLCESRLDNVVYRFGFAKTRAGARQLVSHRHITVNGELVNIASYSLKPGDVVAVREKSKSLDVIADSLAYRTNYEWLQFNDETKTGTFVSAPERIQIPEDLKEQLIVELYSK from the coding sequence ATGGCAAGATATATTGGTCCTAAAACTAAGATTGCGCGTAAATTTGCTGCAGCAATCTACGGAGATGACAAAAGCTTCGAGAAAAGAAAAAACCAACCACCAGGACAACATGGTCCTAATAAAAGAAGAAACGCAAAGAAATCCGAGTATGCTGTTCAGTTAATGGAAAAGCAGAAAGCTAAATATACTTATGGTATTTTAGAAAAACAATTTGCTAACCTATACGAAAAAGCGGTAAGAGCAAGAGGCGTAACAGGGGAAGTTCTTTTACAGTTATGTGAATCAAGATTAGACAATGTAGTGTACAGATTTGGGTTTGCAAAAACCAGAGCTGGAGCAAGACAATTGGTTTCTCACAGACACATTACAGTAAATGGAGAATTGGTAAACATCGCTTCATATTCTTTGAAACCAGGTGACGTAGTTGCAGTTAGAGAGAAATCTAAATCTCTGGATGTAATTGCTGATTCATTGGCTTACAGAACAAACTATGAGTGGTTACAATTCAACGACGAAACTAAAACAGGTACTTTCGTTTCTGCACCGGAGAGAATTCAAATCCCGGAAGATCTGAAAGAACAGCTGATCGTCGAACTTTACTCTAAATAA
- the rpsK gene encoding 30S ribosomal protein S11 yields the protein MAKQTKAVKKRKVKVEAIGEAHIQATFNNIIISLTNKSGEVISWASAGKMGFRGSKKNTPFAAQMAAENCSTVAHDAGLRRVKVYVKGPGAGRESAIRTIHNSGIEVSEIVDVTPMPHNGCRPPKRRRV from the coding sequence ATGGCAAAACAGACGAAAGCAGTTAAGAAAAGAAAAGTTAAAGTTGAAGCAATTGGAGAAGCACACATCCAGGCGACTTTCAACAATATCATCATTTCTTTAACAAATAAAAGTGGTGAAGTGATCTCTTGGGCATCAGCCGGAAAGATGGGTTTCAGAGGTTCTAAAAAGAATACTCCTTTTGCAGCGCAAATGGCTGCAGAAAATTGCTCTACAGTAGCACATGATGCTGGATTACGCAGAGTAAAGGTTTACGTGAAAGGTCCTGGTGCTGGTAGAGAATCTGCCATCAGAACCATCCACAATTCAGGAATTGAAGTAAGTGAAATCGTTGATGTGACTCCAATGCCACACAACGGATGTAGACCACCAAAAAGAAGAAGAGTATAA
- the rpsM gene encoding 30S ribosomal protein S13 gives MARISGIDLPKNKRGVIGLTYIYGVGRSTSSQILKAAGISEDKKVNEWNDDELALIRNYITENIKVEGELRSETQTNIKRLMDIGCQRGIRHRLGLPLRGQRTKNNSRTRKGKRKTVANKKKASK, from the coding sequence ATGGCGAGAATTTCAGGTATTGATTTACCAAAGAACAAAAGAGGCGTTATCGGCTTAACTTATATTTATGGCGTTGGGAGAAGTACTTCTTCTCAAATCCTAAAAGCAGCCGGAATCAGCGAAGACAAGAAAGTCAACGAATGGAATGACGATGAATTGGCATTGATCAGAAATTATATCACTGAAAACATCAAAGTGGAAGGTGAATTACGTTCTGAAACCCAAACAAACATCAAGCGATTGATGGATATTGGTTGCCAACGAGGAATACGTCACAGACTGGGATTACCTTTAAGAGGCCAAAGAACTAAAAACAATTCTAGAACCCGAAAAGGAAAACGAAAAACTGTTGCTAACAAGAAAAAAGCAAGTAAATAA
- the rpmJ gene encoding 50S ribosomal protein L36: protein MKVRASIKKRSADCKIVRRKGVLFVINKKNPKFKQRQG, encoded by the coding sequence ATGAAAGTTAGAGCATCTATCAAAAAAAGAAGTGCTGATTGCAAAATTGTTCGCAGAAAAGGCGTTCTGTTTGTAATTAACAAGAAGAACCCAAAATTTAAACAAAGACAAGGTTAA
- the infA gene encoding translation initiation factor IF-1: MAKQKHIEQDGVITEALSNAQFRVELENGHILIAHISGKMRMHYIKLLPGDKVKLELSPYDLSKGRITFRY; encoded by the coding sequence ATGGCAAAACAAAAACATATTGAACAAGACGGCGTTATTACGGAAGCACTTTCGAACGCTCAGTTCCGTGTTGAACTAGAAAATGGGCATATTCTTATCGCCCACATTTCTGGTAAAATGCGAATGCACTACATTAAACTTTTACCCGGAGATAAGGTAAAATTAGAACTTTCTCCCTATGACTTGTCAAAGGGAAGAATTACATTCAGATATTAA
- the secY gene encoding preprotein translocase subunit SecY, protein MKEFIQTLKNIWSLKELRDKILFTLGIVLVYRFASYISLPAINMAEVGNLLDNYKNQGGNKQGAGLLGLLSSFTGGAFSRASIMALGIMPYISASIIVQLMGMAIPYLQKLQKDGESGRNTLNQITRWLTIAVCLVQAPSYLTSITQMFLPHAQFASAYYVHPDSIMFWLPSIVILVAGSVFAMWLGEKITDKGIGNGISILIMVGILADFPGAFIQEVATQTGKGGFGTIMILIEVLFWMLVVLLAIVLSVAVRKIPIQYVSRAQARGGVNRNLMQGARQWIPLKVNASGVMPIIFAQALMFVPGLLTKVDESNTFLAGFKNVFSWQYNVLFAILIIIFSFFYTAITIPVNQMADDLKRNGGLIPKVRPGKETSDYLDDILSKITLPGSIFLAIFAILPAIVYGAFVQTDRFALFFGGTSLLIMVGVILDTVQQINTYLLNHHYDGLMQSKLSRTNNNL, encoded by the coding sequence ATGAAAGAATTTATACAAACACTAAAAAACATTTGGAGTCTTAAGGAATTGAGAGATAAAATACTTTTTACTCTCGGTATCGTCCTCGTGTATAGATTCGCATCTTATATTTCTCTACCGGCCATTAACATGGCAGAGGTAGGGAATCTTTTGGATAATTATAAAAACCAAGGAGGCAACAAACAAGGAGCAGGACTTCTTGGGTTGCTTTCTTCGTTTACAGGAGGGGCATTCTCCAGAGCGTCGATCATGGCACTCGGTATTATGCCTTATATTTCTGCTTCCATTATTGTGCAGTTAATGGGTATGGCAATTCCATACTTACAGAAATTGCAGAAAGATGGGGAAAGTGGTAGAAATACCTTGAACCAAATTACAAGATGGCTAACTATTGCAGTTTGTTTGGTGCAGGCACCTTCTTACCTTACTTCAATCACACAAATGTTCTTGCCGCATGCTCAGTTTGCTTCTGCTTACTATGTGCATCCGGATTCCATTATGTTTTGGTTGCCAAGTATCGTGATTTTGGTTGCAGGTTCCGTATTTGCCATGTGGTTAGGAGAGAAAATTACAGATAAAGGAATCGGAAACGGGATCTCTATCTTGATTATGGTAGGAATTCTTGCCGATTTTCCGGGAGCTTTCATTCAAGAAGTAGCGACTCAAACAGGGAAAGGTGGTTTTGGTACCATTATGATTCTGATTGAAGTTTTATTCTGGATGTTGGTGGTATTACTTGCAATCGTTCTTTCGGTCGCGGTACGGAAAATTCCAATTCAGTATGTAAGTAGAGCACAGGCTAGAGGTGGTGTAAACAGAAATTTAATGCAGGGAGCGAGACAATGGATTCCTCTAAAAGTTAATGCTTCTGGAGTAATGCCGATCATCTTTGCACAGGCATTAATGTTTGTACCTGGATTATTAACAAAAGTTGACGAATCCAACACCTTCCTGGCAGGATTTAAAAATGTATTCAGTTGGCAATACAATGTATTGTTTGCAATTTTGATTATTATTTTCTCCTTCTTCTATACTGCAATTACAATTCCGGTCAATCAAATGGCGGATGATCTAAAGAGAAATGGCGGGCTAATTCCGAAGGTAAGACCCGGTAAAGAAACCTCTGATTATCTGGATGATATTTTGTCAAAAATAACTTTGCCAGGTTCTATCTTTTTAGCTATCTTTGCAATCCTTCCAGCAATTGTGTATGGAGCGTTTGTTCAAACCGATAGGTTTGCCCTGTTTTTTGGGGGTACTTCACTTTTAATTATGGTCGGAGTAATCTTAGATACTGTACAGCAGATCAATACGTATTTGTTGAATCATCATTATGATGGATTGATGCAGTCTAAATTATCCAGAACAAACAACAACCTGTAA
- the rplO gene encoding 50S ribosomal protein L15: MNLNNIRPAAGSTHSTKRIGRGQGSGKGGTAGKGHNGQQARAGYSQKIGFEGGQMPLQRRLPKFGFNNINRKEYRGINIDTLQLLADTQNITEITQEVLVANGLAKKSEIVKIMGRGELKAGISVSAHKFTKSAEEAISKAGGKAITL, translated from the coding sequence ATGAATTTAAATAATATTAGACCTGCAGCAGGTTCTACACACAGTACAAAAAGAATCGGTAGAGGACAAGGTAGTGGTAAAGGTGGTACAGCTGGGAAAGGTCACAATGGCCAGCAGGCAAGAGCTGGTTACTCTCAAAAAATTGGTTTCGAAGGGGGTCAAATGCCTTTGCAAAGAAGATTACCGAAATTCGGTTTTAACAATATCAACAGAAAAGAGTATAGAGGAATTAACATCGATACGCTTCAATTATTAGCTGATACTCAAAATATCACTGAAATTACACAAGAAGTATTGGTAGCAAACGGTCTGGCTAAGAAAAGCGAAATCGTGAAAATTATGGGTAGAGGAGAATTGAAAGCTGGTATTTCAGTCTCTGCGCACAAATTTACTAAATCTGCAGAGGAAGCAATTTCTAAAGCAGGAGGAAAAGCAATTACTCTATAA
- the rpmD gene encoding 50S ribosomal protein L30: MAKIQVKQVKSAIGRTKTQKRTLEALGLKKLHQVVEHDDTPAILGMVSAISHLVEVVK, from the coding sequence ATGGCAAAAATTCAAGTAAAACAAGTAAAAAGCGCTATTGGTAGAACAAAAACCCAAAAGAGAACGCTAGAAGCATTAGGATTAAAAAAACTTCACCAAGTTGTTGAGCACGATGATACTCCTGCGATTTTAGGAATGGTGTCGGCAATCAGCCACCTTGTAGAAGTTGTAAAATAG
- the rpsE gene encoding 30S ribosomal protein S5, translating into MLGLDNIEKVKPGGLELKDRLVSVNRVTKVTKGGRAFGFSAIVVVGDEAGTVGFGLGKSKEVASAIAKAVEDAKKNLVKVPVVNHTIPHQTSARYGGADIFLRPATHGTGVIAGGTVRMVIEAAGIKDILSKSKGSSNPHNVVKATFKALLDIRRPEEIAKMRGISLDKVFNG; encoded by the coding sequence ATGTTAGGACTAGATAATATAGAAAAAGTAAAACCGGGAGGATTAGAACTTAAAGATCGTCTCGTTTCAGTAAACAGAGTAACCAAAGTTACCAAAGGGGGTAGAGCTTTCGGATTTTCTGCAATCGTGGTTGTAGGAGACGAAGCTGGAACCGTTGGTTTTGGTTTAGGAAAATCTAAAGAAGTTGCCTCAGCTATTGCAAAAGCAGTAGAAGATGCAAAGAAAAATTTAGTAAAAGTTCCTGTAGTAAATCATACCATTCCTCACCAAACTTCAGCTCGTTACGGTGGTGCAGATATCTTCTTGAGACCTGCAACTCACGGTACCGGTGTAATCGCTGGTGGTACAGTTCGTATGGTAATTGAAGCTGCTGGTATTAAAGATATTCTTTCAAAATCAAAAGGTTCATCTAACCCACATAACGTTGTGAAAGCTACTTTCAAAGCATTATTGGATATCAGAAGACCTGAAGAAATTGCAAAAATGAGAGGTATTTCATTAGATAAAGTGTTTAACGGTTAA
- the rplR gene encoding 50S ribosomal protein L18, translating into MALSKVQKRNRIKRRVRGKISGSAELPRLSVYKSNKEIYAQLIDDKEGKTLASASSRALKAKGNKTEMSAEVGKAIAEKAKAAGIESIVFDRNGFVYHGRVKALADGAREGGLKF; encoded by the coding sequence ATGGCACTAAGCAAAGTACAAAAAAGAAATAGAATTAAAAGAAGAGTAAGAGGGAAAATCTCTGGCTCTGCTGAATTACCAAGATTATCAGTTTACAAAAGCAATAAAGAAATTTACGCGCAATTGATCGACGATAAAGAAGGTAAAACATTAGCTTCAGCTTCTTCAAGAGCGTTGAAAGCTAAAGGAAATAAAACAGAAATGTCTGCAGAAGTTGGTAAAGCAATCGCTGAAAAAGCTAAAGCTGCAGGTATTGAAAGTATAGTGTTCGACAGAAACGGATTCGTATATCATGGTAGAGTGAAAGCTCTAGCTGACGGTGCGAGAGAAGGCGGACTAAAATTCTAA
- the rplF gene encoding 50S ribosomal protein L6: MSRIGKSIIEIPANVTVTEKDGLVTVKGPKGELTQQLGEGITLKQEDGILTLDRASESKSHKALHGLYRALINNMVQGTAEGWTKKLELVGVGYRASNQGNRLDLALGFSHGIVMDLPKEVVVETLSEKGKNPIITLTSFDKQLLGMVAAKIRSFRKPEPYKGKGVRFVGEIVRRKAGKSA, translated from the coding sequence ATGTCAAGAATTGGTAAATCAATTATAGAAATTCCCGCTAATGTTACCGTAACGGAGAAAGACGGACTGGTAACTGTGAAAGGACCGAAAGGAGAACTTACACAGCAGTTAGGTGAAGGAATCACTCTAAAACAAGAAGACGGGATTCTAACTTTAGACCGCGCTTCTGAGTCAAAATCACACAAAGCATTACACGGTCTTTACAGAGCGTTGATCAACAATATGGTTCAAGGAACTGCCGAAGGGTGGACCAAAAAACTAGAATTAGTAGGAGTAGGATACAGAGCATCTAATCAAGGAAACAGATTAGACTTAGCCCTTGGATTCTCACACGGTATCGTTATGGATCTTCCAAAAGAAGTGGTGGTAGAAACTTTATCTGAAAAAGGTAAAAACCCGATCATTACTTTAACATCATTTGATAAACAATTATTGGGAATGGTTGCTGCAAAGATCAGATCTTTCAGAAAACCAGAGCCGTATAAAGGAAAAGGTGTTAGATTCGTTGGAGAAATTGTAAGACGTAAAGCTGGTAAATCTGCTTAA